The following are encoded in a window of Candidatus Gastranaerophilales bacterium genomic DNA:
- a CDS encoding FliA/WhiG family RNA polymerase sigma factor, which yields MDSVNQIHLSEKKIKKLTEAELEALWIEYIKDKSNKKAKDTLVVQYIYLIKYVVGRMRVSLPSSIASEDIASFGIEGLINAIERYSLDKNTRFETYALTRIRGEIIDKIREQDWVPRAVRRKQKEINAVIQIMQKELKRPPTEEELAQRMEMPIQKIREIIKEAGSDIVISLNATRDASDQSSEIIDNIEDTKSINPLDKLEEKDAKKDLIRGLSKLPERERVVLTLYYNQNMTFKEIGEALKISESRACQVHAQSIMKLRNILTSNKLELRKIVE from the coding sequence ATGGATTCGGTAAATCAAATCCACTTATCGGAAAAGAAAATAAAAAAACTCACAGAAGCTGAGTTAGAGGCTTTGTGGATTGAATACATAAAGGATAAGAGCAACAAAAAAGCCAAAGACACCCTGGTTGTCCAGTATATTTATTTAATAAAATACGTTGTAGGCCGTATGAGAGTAAGTCTTCCGTCAAGCATTGCTTCTGAAGATATAGCAAGCTTTGGGATAGAAGGTTTGATTAATGCTATAGAAAGATATTCTTTAGATAAAAACACAAGGTTTGAAACCTATGCCCTGACAAGAATCCGCGGGGAAATTATAGACAAAATACGTGAGCAGGATTGGGTGCCCAGAGCAGTCAGGAGAAAACAAAAAGAAATAAATGCCGTTATCCAAATAATGCAAAAAGAGCTTAAACGCCCGCCCACCGAAGAAGAGCTTGCTCAAAGAATGGAAATGCCCATCCAAAAAATACGCGAAATTATAAAAGAAGCCGGTTCTGATATAGTAATTTCGTTAAATGCAACAAGAGATGCCTCCGACCAAAGTTCCGAAATTATAGATAATATAGAAGATACCAAGAGCATAAACCCGTTAGATAAACTGGAAGAAAAAGACGCAAAAAAAGACCTTATAAGAGGGTTATCAAAACTTCCGGAAAGAGAAAGAGTTGTGCTGACATTGTATTATAACCAAAATATGACTTTTAAAGAAATAGGAGAAGCGCTTAAAATTTCAGAATCTCGTGCCTGCCAGGTTCATGCGCAATCAATAATGAAGCTGAGAAATATATTAACAAGTAACAAGTTAGAATTAAGGAAAATAGTAGAATGA